One Burkholderia cepacia genomic window carries:
- a CDS encoding AzlD family protein: MPDFHVSTVATIVLMASTTYLSRILGYVLLRNRTLSPRMASVMENVPGCVLISVIAPAFVSTRPADLLALAITLIAATRLSILPTVAIGIVSAGVLRHLLG, encoded by the coding sequence ATGCCTGATTTCCATGTCAGCACGGTCGCGACGATCGTGCTGATGGCGTCGACGACTTACCTGTCGCGCATCCTCGGCTACGTGCTGCTGCGCAACCGCACGCTGAGCCCGCGCATGGCGTCGGTGATGGAAAACGTCCCCGGCTGCGTGCTGATCTCGGTGATCGCGCCGGCCTTCGTGTCGACGCGCCCGGCCGACCTGCTCGCGCTGGCCATTACGCTGATTGCGGCGACGCGCCTGTCGATCCTGCCGACCGTGGCGATCGGCATCGTGTCGGCGGGGGTGCTGCGGCATTTGCTCGGGTAG
- a CDS encoding AzlC family ABC transporter permease: MSSSVSTSTGLRQQSAFLLEMSRGLRASLPVMLGFVPFALVLGAQAAQKGLSLFEVPMMTGMNFGGGSEFAAIHLWTSPPHIALIVAMSFLVNSRHILMGAAFAPYIRRLPRRRAFFALFFMCDESWAMSLADARARSATHISVPYYAGLAAGLYMTWLSMTTLGVAVGPTIGNVEQYGFDMAFTAVFLVLLRGMWKGMRASRPWFVSLVVAAATHLAVPGAWYVAAGACAGLIAALLWEPRDA; this comes from the coding sequence ATGAGCAGTAGCGTTTCAACGTCGACCGGGCTGCGCCAGCAGTCCGCGTTCTTGCTGGAGATGAGCCGCGGCCTGCGTGCGTCGCTGCCCGTCATGCTGGGTTTCGTGCCGTTCGCGCTCGTGCTGGGCGCGCAGGCCGCGCAGAAAGGGCTGAGCCTGTTCGAAGTGCCGATGATGACCGGCATGAACTTCGGCGGCGGCTCGGAATTCGCGGCGATCCATCTGTGGACGTCGCCGCCGCACATCGCGCTGATCGTCGCGATGTCGTTCCTCGTGAATTCGCGCCACATCCTGATGGGCGCTGCATTCGCGCCGTATATCCGCCGCCTGCCCCGCCGCCGCGCGTTCTTCGCCCTGTTCTTCATGTGCGACGAAAGCTGGGCGATGTCGCTCGCCGACGCCCGGGCGCGCTCGGCCACCCACATCAGCGTCCCGTATTACGCGGGCTTGGCCGCCGGCCTCTACATGACGTGGCTGTCGATGACCACGCTCGGCGTGGCGGTCGGCCCGACGATCGGCAACGTCGAGCAGTACGGCTTCGACATGGCGTTCACGGCCGTCTTCCTGGTGCTGCTGCGCGGGATGTGGAAAGGAATGCGCGCGAGCCGCCCCTGGTTCGTGAGCCTCGTCGTCGCGGCGGCCACGCACCTGGCCGTGCCCGGCGCATGGTACGTCGCGGCGGGCGCCTGCGCGGGGCTGATCGCCGCGCTGCTGTGGGAGCCGCGCGATGCCTGA
- a CDS encoding Lrp/AsnC family transcriptional regulator: MKLDAIDRRILSALQRDGRMQNVELAHEVGLSPSPCLRRVRLLEEAGVIEKYVAVLNPAKVGKGLTIFTRVWLKGQDAESVNRFADAVQQMPEVVECHLMAGDCDFLLRVVAADIDDYRRFQMETLTRIPGVLSVKTDIPMQKVKLTSALPT; encoded by the coding sequence ATGAAACTTGACGCCATCGACCGCCGTATCCTGAGCGCGCTCCAGCGCGACGGCCGCATGCAGAACGTGGAGCTGGCGCACGAGGTCGGACTGTCGCCGTCGCCGTGCCTGCGGCGCGTGCGGCTCCTCGAGGAAGCCGGCGTGATCGAGAAATACGTGGCCGTGCTGAATCCCGCGAAAGTCGGCAAGGGCCTGACGATCTTCACGCGCGTGTGGCTGAAGGGGCAGGACGCGGAATCGGTGAACCGCTTCGCCGACGCCGTCCAGCAAATGCCGGAAGTCGTCGAATGCCACTTGATGGCGGGCGACTGCGATTTCCTGCTGCGCGTCGTCGCGGCCGATATCGACGACTACCGGCGCTTCCAGATGGAAACCCTCACGCGCATCCCGGGCGTGCTGAGCGTGAAGACGGACATTCCGATGCAGAAGGTCAAGCTGACGTCGGCGCTGCCGACGTAG
- a CDS encoding LysE family translocator, whose amino-acid sequence MIDLSTLALFSGACLALTATPGPDMLLIASRSVSQGRRAGFATLAGIQAGTYCHALAAALGLSQLFVAVPIAYDAVRFAGAAYLLYLAWKTFRSDATSLAPDASAPRRSTATIFRQGLTTNLLNPKMALFVLALFPQFVRPEHGSIAVQILVLATVLNLIGLVVNGAVILSASRLSQRIGARRRPSKLPQYLLGAVFVGLAARLAAAGRS is encoded by the coding sequence ATGATCGACCTCTCCACGCTCGCGCTGTTCTCCGGCGCATGTCTCGCGCTGACCGCCACGCCCGGCCCCGACATGCTGCTGATCGCATCGCGCAGCGTGAGCCAGGGTCGCCGCGCCGGCTTCGCCACGCTCGCGGGCATTCAGGCCGGCACCTACTGCCACGCGCTCGCGGCCGCGCTGGGCTTGTCGCAGCTCTTCGTCGCGGTGCCGATCGCGTATGACGCCGTGCGCTTCGCAGGCGCCGCGTATTTGCTGTATCTCGCGTGGAAGACCTTCCGTTCGGATGCGACGTCGCTCGCGCCGGATGCGTCGGCCCCCCGCCGCTCCACCGCGACGATCTTCCGTCAGGGCCTGACGACGAACCTGCTGAATCCGAAGATGGCGTTGTTCGTGCTCGCGCTGTTTCCGCAGTTCGTGCGGCCCGAGCACGGTTCGATCGCCGTGCAGATTCTCGTGCTCGCGACGGTGCTGAACCTGATCGGACTCGTCGTGAACGGCGCGGTCATTCTTTCCGCGAGCCGGCTGAGCCAGCGGATCGGCGCGCGCCGCCGGCCGTCGAAGCTGCCTCAGTATCTGCTCGGCGCCGTGTTCGTCGGGCTCGCCGCGCGGCTCGCGGCCGCCGGCCGGAGCTGA